In Lepidochelys kempii isolate rLepKem1 chromosome 8, rLepKem1.hap2, whole genome shotgun sequence, a single genomic region encodes these proteins:
- the CCDC190 gene encoding LOW QUALITY PROTEIN: coiled-coil domain-containing protein 190 (The sequence of the model RefSeq protein was modified relative to this genomic sequence to represent the inferred CDS: deleted 1 base in 1 codon), with translation MAEGDPSRHWELERQDVKQVEARLSHRLQDLEEARLYHMNSMIKEQREIQRLQQGNSRKKAHVTLGDLSQEVGKKPALPTLPTSSGQQHSNSRAEQLRALRSTLPKMEGPTRAAQSPLQHQTRNGDILDDAEQESSGRHGSTSTCTQAKAASSIPDINLSDLRYSIARRLNISANLAEQEETSSQGELGTGPTVLPHGQSEASDVDGSDTMPKPPAEASCTGRRKPSLGHEKLSSDTDAYAPDSSHLRSMHSRPGFLELYAEARKARFIRHKGIPASGKELSLQEIFGHVNSLDPSPPAEEQKQHNPK, from the exons ATGGCAGAGGGAGACCCAtccaggcactgggagctggagAGACAGGATGTCAAGCAGGTTGAAGCCCGGCTCAGCCATAGGCTGCAGGACTTAGAGGAAGCACGACTCTACCACATGAATTCAATGATCAAAGAGCAGAGGGAGATACAGAGACTGCAACAAG GCAATTCCCGGAAGAAGGCCCATGTCACTCTAGGGGACCTCTCCCAGGAGGTTGGTAAAAAGCCAGCTCTGCCCACGCTCCCCACTTCGTCAGGGCAGCAGCACAGCAACAGCCGAGCGGAGCAACTGAG AGCACTGAGAAGTACTTTGCCCAAGATGGAGGGACCCACACGGGCAGCCCAATCACCCTTGCAGCATCAGACACGCAACGGTGACATCCTGGATGATGCAGAACAGGAGTCCTCTGGAAGGCATGGATCGACTTCAACATGCACCCAGGCTAAAGCTGCAAGCTCCATCCCAGACATCAACCTGTCTGACCTCAGATATTCCATCGCCAGGCGGCTGAACATCTCTGCCAATCTGGCAGAGCAGGAAGAAACCAGCAGCCAAGGAGAGCTGGGTACAGGCCCCACAGTGCTTCCCCATGGACAGTCAGAGGCCAGCGATGTGGATGGCAGTGACACCATGCCCAAGCCC CCAGCAGAAGCTAGCTGCACAGGGAGAAGAAAGCCTTCCCTTGGCCATGAGAAGCTAAGCTCTGATACAGATGCCTATGCCCCCGACAGCAGCCACCTCAGATCCATGCACAGCAGGCCTGGGTTTCTGGAGTTGTATGCTGAAGCCAGGAAGGCCCGGTTTATCCGGCACAAGGGCATTCCAGCCTCGGGGAAGGAACTCAGCCTGCAAGAGATCTTTGGGCATGTCAacagcttagaccccagccccccagcagaaGAACAGAAGCAGCACAACCCTAAATGA